A window of Streptomyces marispadix contains these coding sequences:
- a CDS encoding PH domain-containing protein, which yields MTPPPDVPVTFRPARTRAVLITVGVAVFAVLTLIGLILPVTGAGQRAAFVVTGLLFLGVLLLLSRPHVTADESGVTVVNLTTRRRLEWAEVVCVNLRQGDPWVSLDLADGTSLPAMGIQPGIAKERAVADATALRALAERYGTGETVR from the coding sequence ATGACCCCACCGCCCGACGTGCCCGTCACGTTCCGCCCGGCCCGCACCCGCGCGGTCCTCATCACCGTCGGCGTCGCGGTGTTCGCCGTGCTCACGCTCATCGGGCTGATCCTGCCGGTGACGGGCGCGGGGCAGCGGGCGGCGTTCGTGGTGACGGGCCTGCTCTTCCTCGGCGTACTTCTGCTGCTGTCGCGTCCGCATGTGACCGCCGACGAAAGCGGAGTCACCGTGGTCAACCTGACGACCCGCCGCCGCCTCGAATGGGCGGAGGTGGTGTGCGTCAACCTCCGCCAGGGCGACCCCTGGGTCAGCCTCGACCTCGCCGACGGAACGAGCCTGCCCGCCATGGGAATTCAGCCGGGGATCGCCAAGGAGCGGGCCGTCGCCGACGCGACGGCGCTTCGTGCGCTGGCGGAGCGGTACGGCACGGGGGAGACGGTGCGCTGA